In a genomic window of Lycium ferocissimum isolate CSIRO_LF1 chromosome 9, AGI_CSIRO_Lferr_CH_V1, whole genome shotgun sequence:
- the LOC132030992 gene encoding uncharacterized protein LOC132030992 isoform X12: MDNEMMKAILGTDFETFLSDLMEERSEAESMLDMMKQNDLDALALKSVNFLSCSHDDMYSLEKCAYLLSRLLNVDDDLCTWRNLSTSTQSAIKSFLLNPIINFEESQFISKVRCYTIYRLAASLLPDNNWPELLPFLYQCLTDSNNCFKASAFLIFADLAGDIGETIVVPSAKTLHSLFRNTLNDDTVDLNVRIVAMRAVIRFIQHMSSSNEKERFQDLLPGMMKTLTDAYLSKGEEDQVADEQPLTLFIELAKNEPRFLRRQLVDVVATMFDIAEDEGLKEETTHLAVEFLITLVEAKKRAPGMIKRVPFFISRCFAMLLKLLLYIEDDPAWHSALDASDDTGATSYYCKGKKCLDRFSLALGGKSIAHVAIEQLSAYSAAPEWEKHHAALIALGQIAEGCSKVMIKNLEQVVAMVLNCFQDPHPRVKCAACYAICRLLVDFFPHLQEKCHNQVLPALAAAMDDFHPRVQAHAAAALCHFGVPGKPETLIHHLDGLVNKLLVHLKNGKQIVQQEALKALSFIAGSVEEHFRTCYEAVMPHLKTLLRNADLQSNLIVLSCAMECISCVVMAVGKEKFRDDEKQVMEMLMSLQAKVDDPTTTKYLLHACCRICECMGKDFLPYMNVVMPFLLQCAQLNTISMEQYNENYKVDANSKETLEMKAKACRLLCWYAETLKEDFYPWISQAVSILVPLQKFYTHRLVRESAVKGLHFLLRSAKLAVEKGVAQDESESYFTKLSDHIILALVEALHKEFETEMCVVMLRELNGCLQICVPLLNEAQVRSIVDEIKYVITNSSKRERKQELKERAKMEDFDAEEAELLREESEQEEKVFENARYILRTLIRTFKASFLPFLDELSSYLLPMWAALYGLGLWAEYGRSSFKPFVGGMILLNVILRLFSSWRRGQEVICFWYLLNLVN, encoded by the exons ATGGATAATGAGATGATGAAGGCGATTCTGGGGACTGACTTTGAAACCTTTCTCTCCGATCTAATGGAAGAACGATCGGAGGCTGAGTCCATGCTGGACATGATGAAGCAGAACGATCTCGACGCCCTTGCTcttaaaagtgttaactttctCAGCTGTTCCCATGACGACATGTATTCTCTTGAGAAGTGCGCTTACCTCCTTTCCAGGTTGCTTAATGTTGATGATGACTTATGCACCTGGCGCAATCTAAGCACCTCCACTCAATCTGCCATCAAATCTTTTCTTCTTAATCCTATCATCAATTTTGAAGAATCACAATTCATCAGCAAAGTGCGCTGTTATACCATTTACAGGCTGGCTGCTTCACTTCTCCCAGACAACAACTGGCCTGAACTTTTGCCATTCTTGTACCAATGCCTCACTGATTCAAACAATTGCTTCAAAGCGTCAGCTTTCTTAATATTTGCTGACCTAGCTGGGGACATAGGTGAAACAATAGTAGTCCCTTCTGCAAAAACTTTGCATTCACTATTCCGTAATACACTGAATGATGATACCGTTGATCTAAATGTGAGGATCGTAGCCATGAGGGCTGTGATCAGGTTCATTCAGCATATGTCAAGTTCAAATGAAAAGGAGCGCTTTCAGGATTTGTTGCCGGGGATGATGAAGACGTTGACTGACGCATATCTGAGCAAAGGTGAGGAGGATCAGGTTGCAGACGAGCAACCCCTGACGCTTTTTATAGAGTTGGCCAAGAATGAGCCTAGGTTCTTGAGAAGGCAGCTAGTGGATGTTGTAGCCACCATGTTCGATATAGCAGAGGACGAGGGTTTGAAAGAGGAGACAACGCACTTGGCAGTTGAGTTCTTGATAACTTTGGTTGAGGCGAAGAAGAGGGCCCCAGGCATGATTAAGAGGGTGCCCTTTTTTATTAGCAGATGTTTCGCTATGTTATTGAAGTTATTACTATATATTGAGGATGACCCTGCTTGGCATAGTGCCCTTGACGCGTCTGATGATACAGGAGCAACAAGTTACTACTGTAAGGGTAAGAAGTGTTTAGACCggttttctctagcattaggaGGTAAGTCTATAGCTCATGTTGCCATAGAGCAACTGTCTGCTTACTCGGCTGCGCCAGAATGGGAGAAGCACCATGCAGCTCTCATTGCACTTGGTCAGATTGCTGAAGGTTGCTCAAAG GTGATGATTAAGAACTTGGAGCAGGTGGTGGCTATGGTTCTCAATTGTTTCCAAGATCCTCATCCTCGAGTTAAATGTGCAGCTTGCTATGCAATTTGCCGGTTGTTGGTTGACTTCTTCCCACATTTGCAAGAAAAATGCCATAACCAAGTACTTCCTGCATTAGCTGCAGCAatggatgattttcatccaCGAGTGCAG GCACATGCCGCAGCAGCTCTCTGCCACTTCGGTGTACCCGGCAAGCCAGAAACTTTGATACATCATCTAGACGGATTAGTTAACAAACTGCTTGTACATCTAAAG AATGGCAAACAAATTGTCCAACAAGAAGCATTAAAAGCATTGTCTTTTATAGCTGGATCTGTTGAG GAGCACTTCCGAACCTGCTATGAAGCTGTTATGCCACACTTGAAAACTCTCCTGAGAAACGCAGATCTTCAATCTAATCTCATTGTTCTTTCATGTGCAATGGAGTGCATAAGCTGTGTTGTGATGGCTGTTGGCAAAGAGAAATTTAGAGATGACGAAAAGCAG GTTATGGAAATGCTTATGTCATTACAAGCGAAGGTGGATGATCCTACTACTACCAAATACCTGCTACAT GCATGTTGTAGAATTTGCGAGTGCATGGGAAAGGATTTTCTTCCCTATATGAATGTAGTCATGCCCTTCTTACTTCAATGTGCTCAACTTAATACCATCTCTATGGAGCAGTACAATGAAAACTATAAAGTAGATGCTAATAG TAAAGAGACACTAGAGATGAAAGCTAAAGCCTGTAGATTGCTATGTTGGTATGCTGAAACATTGAAGGAAGACTTTTACCCATGGATTTCCCAG GCCGTTTCAATCCTTGTTCCGCTTCAGAAATTCTATACCCACAGACTTGTCAGGGAATCTGCTGTTAAAG GCCTACACTTCCTGTTGCGTTCTGCTAAACTGGCTGTTGAGAAAGGGGTTGCTCAAGACGAAAGTGAGTCATATTTCACGAAGTTGTCAGACCATATAATACTGGCTTTGGTTGAAGCTTTGCATAAG GAGTTTGAGACAGAAATGTGTGTAGTCATGTTGAGAGAACTGAATGGTTGTCTGCAG ATTTGTGTACCACTTCTCAATGAAGCACAGGTTCGTAGCATCGTGGATGAGATAAAGTATGTCATTACAAACAGttcaaagagagagagaaaacaagaacTCAAAGAGAGAGCGAAAATGGAAGATTTCGATGCTGAGGAAGCTGAATTGTTGAGGGAAGAAAGCGAGCAAGAAGAAAAAGTTTTCGAGAAT GCCCGCTATATATTGCGCACATTGATCAGAACTTTCAAGGCTTCTTTCTTGCCTTTCCTTGATGAGTTGTCATCATATTTATTACCTATGTGG GCTGCTCTTTATGGACTTGGGCTTTGGGCAGAATATGGTCGTTCTTCTTTCAAACCTTTTGTTGGaggtatgatattgttgaatgTGATATTGAGACTCTTTTCATCATGGAGAAGGGGACAAGAAGTGATATGTTTTTGGTATTTACTTAACCTTGTGAACTGA